From Rubripirellula reticaptiva, the proteins below share one genomic window:
- a CDS encoding sulfatase-like hydrolase/transferase → MRISSLCIQPRQFLMVSIVLCMLFAKATSLQAQQTAAVEQKNIVVLLADDLGWGDVGFHGGVAETPNIDKLAKEGLELQRFYAFPACSPARAAMLTGRFPGRYGISGPVRPRDEGLPLTERLLIADFQEAGYQTALIGKWHLNHSTDLERNPSQRGFDDFYGFLEASVDYYKHTSNRGQVDWQRNGETVNEQGYATDLLTNEAIRILAKPNKQKPLCMVVSYNAPHTPFQAPEHLIAKYSNKLDQQNAIYAAMVDSLDQGVGKILAAIEKAGISDDTIVVFASDNGAARMGTNAPLRGQKRQVYEGGIRVPCIVKAPGDTKPGTTSQQIVAIHDLLPTLAGATGVSLKQAKPLDGKDVWSSLIAGTTEPRTTVIAEEDFAIFRDNWKLIQSAGGDLELYDIPRDPSEQNNLAGQRNAIVKQLMDALGEFKQCVGTDQPFADQSTTKPTTLVSADAGINEGSSLADAEILGDAEYSILGDRLIESNGRGVRLFSGADINSDGEIAAQASIVSSDVSSARRWYRYDITGMAQDGFDVDQDNLYLKVEFFQKGGTDSLDLVKTRIYPQVKRERKDFNDESTNASLGHSIWRTYAMDFRTPFSEVDSVKLSVGFADGKGQDEKSEFWVQSMNLRPIATPADYQPPAGVDRHFPQPNANSLVSLGGRWYYDPQGGSKEVPKQFDYTNSDQLLYKSDRFEAPFAGNMSSWLRAGYKDFDGNLVDKDEEKPYAVVITVSDDHIVIRSRNLPNHPTATFPDKWRMLDGNPSYIQEKANTWYLPKHPKLAKDPIAMDAKNSNGGLPMGPIGVATNGVIFFNPFDHIFETDAVWRLDRCCGHPSPQSAYHYHKYPVCVKTPWSDEGKMHSSVIGFAFDGFPVYGPYEADGMLAKDDTQNPLNDFNLHTDDQRGPHYHVTPGKFPHIIGGYWGDVDPMNGRGRRAR, encoded by the coding sequence ATGAGAATCAGCTCATTGTGCATTCAACCCCGCCAATTCCTGATGGTGTCGATCGTTCTATGCATGCTGTTTGCTAAGGCGACGTCTCTTCAAGCCCAACAGACAGCTGCGGTAGAACAAAAGAACATCGTCGTCCTGCTCGCGGATGATCTTGGCTGGGGAGATGTCGGTTTTCATGGAGGCGTTGCTGAGACGCCAAACATCGACAAACTCGCAAAGGAAGGATTAGAACTGCAACGGTTCTATGCCTTCCCCGCGTGTAGCCCCGCTCGGGCCGCGATGTTGACCGGGCGATTTCCCGGTCGCTATGGGATCAGCGGGCCAGTTCGACCTCGCGATGAAGGTCTACCGCTAACCGAGCGTTTGCTGATCGCAGATTTTCAGGAAGCGGGCTATCAAACGGCACTGATTGGCAAGTGGCACCTAAACCACTCAACCGACTTGGAACGCAATCCCAGCCAGCGCGGGTTTGACGATTTTTACGGATTCTTGGAAGCGTCCGTCGACTACTACAAACACACAAGCAACCGTGGGCAAGTTGACTGGCAGCGAAATGGTGAAACGGTCAACGAGCAAGGCTATGCAACGGACTTGCTGACGAACGAAGCGATTCGAATTCTTGCAAAACCCAACAAACAGAAACCGTTGTGCATGGTCGTGTCATACAACGCACCGCACACGCCTTTTCAAGCTCCCGAGCACTTGATTGCCAAATACAGCAACAAACTTGACCAGCAAAACGCAATCTACGCCGCCATGGTCGATTCGTTGGATCAAGGTGTTGGCAAGATTCTCGCGGCAATCGAAAAAGCAGGAATCAGTGACGATACGATCGTCGTGTTTGCGTCCGATAATGGTGCAGCAAGGATGGGAACCAACGCGCCCCTTCGAGGTCAAAAGCGTCAAGTTTATGAAGGCGGCATTCGAGTTCCTTGCATCGTAAAAGCTCCTGGCGATACGAAGCCTGGTACGACGTCACAACAGATTGTCGCAATTCACGATCTGCTACCCACACTCGCAGGCGCAACCGGCGTTTCACTGAAACAGGCTAAGCCGCTCGATGGCAAGGATGTTTGGTCAAGTCTGATCGCTGGAACAACCGAGCCACGAACCACGGTGATCGCGGAAGAAGACTTTGCGATCTTCCGTGATAACTGGAAACTGATTCAATCTGCTGGCGGTGATTTAGAACTCTATGACATCCCCCGCGACCCCAGCGAGCAAAACAATCTGGCTGGACAACGAAATGCCATCGTTAAACAATTGATGGATGCGCTGGGCGAGTTCAAACAGTGCGTTGGCACAGACCAGCCATTCGCCGACCAATCCACCACGAAACCCACGACACTTGTGTCGGCCGACGCCGGCATCAACGAAGGTTCATCGCTGGCAGACGCTGAAATTCTCGGCGATGCCGAATACAGCATCCTTGGTGATCGACTGATTGAATCCAATGGTCGCGGTGTTCGACTGTTCTCTGGTGCCGACATCAACAGTGATGGCGAGATCGCCGCGCAAGCGTCAATTGTCAGTTCGGATGTGTCGTCGGCTCGCCGTTGGTATCGCTACGACATCACCGGCATGGCTCAGGATGGATTCGATGTCGACCAAGACAATTTGTATTTGAAGGTCGAGTTCTTTCAAAAAGGAGGAACCGATTCTTTGGACTTGGTCAAGACAAGGATCTATCCGCAGGTCAAGCGAGAGCGAAAGGATTTCAATGATGAATCAACCAACGCCAGCCTTGGCCACTCGATTTGGCGGACGTATGCGATGGATTTCCGCACACCGTTTTCCGAAGTCGATTCGGTTAAGTTGAGTGTTGGATTTGCTGACGGTAAAGGCCAAGACGAGAAGTCGGAGTTCTGGGTGCAGTCGATGAACCTGCGTCCGATCGCGACTCCGGCAGACTATCAACCACCGGCCGGCGTGGACCGGCATTTTCCTCAGCCCAATGCTAACTCGCTAGTCTCGCTAGGCGGTCGTTGGTACTACGATCCGCAAGGCGGCAGCAAAGAAGTTCCAAAGCAATTCGACTACACGAATTCCGATCAGTTGCTTTACAAATCGGATCGCTTCGAGGCGCCGTTCGCCGGCAACATGTCGTCGTGGTTGCGAGCGGGTTACAAAGACTTCGACGGCAATCTGGTTGATAAAGACGAAGAAAAGCCGTACGCGGTTGTGATTACGGTCAGTGATGATCACATCGTCATCAGAAGTCGTAATCTGCCGAATCACCCTACCGCGACGTTCCCAGACAAATGGCGGATGCTGGATGGCAATCCTTCCTACATTCAAGAAAAAGCGAACACTTGGTATTTGCCAAAGCATCCCAAATTGGCGAAGGACCCGATCGCGATGGATGCCAAAAACTCCAACGGTGGTTTGCCGATGGGGCCGATCGGCGTAGCAACCAACGGAGTGATTTTCTTCAATCCGTTCGACCACATTTTTGAAACCGATGCCGTGTGGCGATTGGATCGTTGCTGTGGTCACCCAAGTCCGCAAAGCGCCTACCACTATCACAAGTATCCCGTGTGCGTGAAAACGCCCTGGAGCGACGAAGGCAAGATGCACTCGTCAGTGATCGGATTTGCGTTTGACGGCTTTCCGGTGTACGGGCCCTATGAAGCAGACGGAATGTTGGCAAAGGACGACACGCAGAACCCGCTAAACGACTTCAACCTGCACACCGACGACCAACGCGGCCCCCACTATCACGTCACGCCCGGAAAGTTCCCGCACATCATCGGCGGCTATTGGGGTGACGTGGATCCGATGAACGGTCGCGGACGTCGGGCACGGTAG
- a CDS encoding efflux RND transporter periplasmic adaptor subunit: protein MKRPPTKSILFHWFAPIAVLLFGGWFVYAMGSRDKPDRKKPLIRKSVQVEVVSARLHTGTLDVIASGVVIPHREVELSARVGGEVVFKSDSLSPGRFVTKGETLLRIDNSYYQLDVARLEQEVAQADVELERLTIDIENAQRLVQISRDVVAIKRREVDRMEQLRRSNATSLAERDAVELALLTAMQQTTIQENQIRGFDTQTKTLKMSRQLASLHLQRAKLDLARTEIVAPFSGVVIANRIEQNANLVPGRVVAIIEDTSSVEVRCSLRSEDMPFLQASDSARVNAYELPPVPVTIEYQRSGYSYAWDGVLSRQDGLGLDQSTRTVPVRIHVSNPTTNRIPDSMADQLAAGYLNGGDVEPLALVRGMFVKAKLHCHPSHSIAVIPESVLRPGKQVWLVRNQKLKMETLRIARIEDSQVYIDMTHSPLQIDDQIVSSPVPNAKNGLALTVLGARPEKNRLEMRAAVAPVERQSSEPGREPALQGQHRDGQRRAALQ from the coding sequence ATGAAACGCCCGCCAACAAAAAGCATTCTATTTCACTGGTTCGCACCGATCGCGGTGCTACTCTTTGGCGGTTGGTTCGTCTACGCGATGGGAAGCCGCGACAAACCGGATCGAAAAAAGCCACTCATTCGCAAATCGGTGCAGGTTGAAGTCGTCAGCGCGCGGCTTCACACTGGGACTCTGGACGTCATTGCCAGCGGCGTCGTGATTCCACATCGCGAGGTCGAACTTTCGGCTCGCGTTGGAGGCGAGGTTGTCTTTAAGTCCGATTCGCTTAGCCCCGGACGCTTCGTTACCAAAGGCGAAACGCTACTGCGAATCGACAACAGTTACTATCAGTTGGACGTCGCACGTCTGGAGCAGGAAGTCGCCCAAGCCGACGTCGAACTCGAACGCTTGACCATCGACATCGAAAATGCCCAGCGACTGGTCCAGATCAGTCGCGACGTGGTAGCAATCAAAAGACGCGAAGTCGACCGCATGGAACAGTTGAGACGCAGCAACGCGACATCCTTGGCTGAACGTGACGCAGTCGAACTTGCGCTGTTGACAGCGATGCAGCAAACCACAATTCAAGAAAACCAGATTCGCGGTTTTGATACGCAAACAAAGACTCTAAAGATGTCTCGACAGCTTGCGTCACTGCATTTGCAGCGAGCAAAGCTGGACCTGGCTCGCACCGAAATCGTCGCTCCCTTTTCTGGCGTCGTGATTGCAAATCGTATCGAGCAAAATGCGAACCTTGTTCCAGGCAGGGTGGTCGCAATTATCGAAGACACTTCCAGCGTCGAAGTGCGATGTAGCCTTCGTAGCGAAGACATGCCGTTCCTTCAGGCGTCCGATTCGGCCCGAGTGAATGCTTACGAGCTTCCGCCGGTTCCGGTGACCATCGAGTACCAGCGTAGTGGTTATTCGTACGCCTGGGATGGGGTCCTAAGTCGTCAAGACGGTCTTGGGCTCGACCAATCGACGCGGACCGTGCCCGTTCGCATCCACGTTTCCAATCCGACAACCAATCGGATTCCCGACTCCATGGCGGATCAGCTGGCGGCGGGTTATTTGAATGGCGGCGACGTCGAGCCTCTCGCGCTCGTTCGAGGGATGTTTGTCAAAGCCAAACTTCATTGCCATCCGTCGCATTCAATCGCTGTCATTCCAGAATCCGTGCTCCGCCCCGGTAAGCAGGTTTGGTTAGTGCGTAACCAAAAGCTGAAAATGGAAACGTTGAGGATCGCTCGGATTGAAGATTCACAGGTGTACATCGACATGACTCACTCGCCGCTGCAAATCGATGACCAGATTGTAAGTTCACCTGTGCCAAATGCGAAAAATGGACTGGCGTTGACCGTCTTGGGCGCCCGGCCCGAAAAAAACCGACTTGAAATGCGAGCGGCAGTTGCCCCTGTCGAGCGCCAATCAAGCGAGCCAGGTCGGGAACCAGCGCTCCAAGGCCAACATCGAGACGGTCAGCGACGGGCGGCATTGCAATGA
- a CDS encoding c-type cytochrome, giving the protein MGCNSTSVRAAEDGKSSMQMLVSTLSNVDDPSVLNALLRGMLKGLEGRRDVVAPGNWTPLVAKLDASGDGRTRELVSQLSQIFGDEAAIQRALAIVRDANASVEDRIRELTSLLSQQNREASDLLESLLDVPALQLSAVRGYAAIENTSAPSVLLKRYPHLSDELRRAVVETLSARKQYADALLASIQNETIRREDIPTHVARSLEALLGERFVDVFGELPKLGADREQQIAKWKTQITAAALAKADASRGRAVFQKTCGACHLLYGEGGNIGPDLTGSNRANLDYLLLNSVDPSYDVPAAYRMVTILTTDGRVVNGVVAEEDDTRVVLKTVENPRLAIAKSDVERRVVSTKSMMPDGQLDALKPAQVIDLVKYLKTTEQVELVK; this is encoded by the coding sequence ATGGGATGCAACTCCACCAGTGTTCGTGCGGCGGAAGACGGAAAGTCTTCAATGCAGATGTTGGTCAGCACGCTGAGCAATGTTGACGACCCAAGTGTCTTGAACGCATTGTTACGAGGGATGCTTAAAGGATTGGAGGGGCGTCGGGACGTGGTCGCGCCTGGGAACTGGACACCGCTTGTTGCAAAACTAGATGCCAGTGGCGATGGGCGTACTCGCGAATTAGTGAGCCAGTTGTCGCAGATCTTTGGCGACGAAGCTGCAATCCAGCGAGCTCTGGCGATCGTCCGAGATGCGAATGCTTCAGTCGAAGATCGGATCCGCGAGTTGACGAGCCTGCTATCTCAGCAAAACCGGGAAGCGTCCGATCTGCTTGAAAGTTTGCTGGACGTTCCCGCGTTGCAGTTGAGTGCGGTTCGAGGTTATGCGGCAATCGAAAATACTTCGGCGCCGTCGGTGCTGCTGAAACGTTATCCTCATCTATCGGATGAACTGCGTCGCGCGGTGGTTGAAACGTTGTCTGCCCGCAAACAGTACGCTGACGCATTGCTGGCCAGTATTCAAAATGAAACGATCCGGCGGGAAGATATTCCTACCCATGTCGCTCGTTCATTGGAAGCGTTGCTCGGCGAACGGTTCGTCGACGTTTTCGGCGAACTGCCGAAACTTGGGGCTGATCGAGAACAGCAGATTGCCAAGTGGAAGACACAGATCACGGCCGCCGCGCTGGCGAAAGCCGATGCGTCCCGAGGACGAGCCGTTTTTCAGAAAACATGCGGTGCATGTCATCTGTTGTATGGTGAAGGCGGAAACATTGGTCCCGATCTCACCGGTTCCAATCGTGCAAACCTGGATTATCTGTTGCTCAACAGCGTTGACCCAAGTTACGACGTCCCGGCTGCCTATCGAATGGTCACGATTTTGACCACCGACGGCCGCGTTGTGAATGGCGTTGTTGCCGAGGAAGACGATACACGTGTCGTCTTAAAAACCGTCGAAAATCCTCGGCTCGCGATTGCAAAGTCGGACGTTGAAAGACGCGTTGTGTCAACAAAGTCAATGATGCCGGACGGACAACTCGATGCACTGAAACCGGCTCAGGTGATTGATCTGGTCAAGTATCTGAAAACGACAGAACAAGTGGAGTTGGTGAAATGA
- a CDS encoding efflux RND transporter permease subunit has product MKSVVRWAVDNAPATNTLVVAILILGIWCASSMQREFWPYSNLDVVQVSVEYRGASPEEVEEGICQRIEESVRSVNGVYRITSVAREGTGTVMVELDSGVDEADVQEVLGEIRSRVDNIPSFPALAEQPVVQRQQPRTTALSIGVIGPDESSVQASLALRDLAEKVRDEVLLEDEVSQAEVVGVPDYQIDVEISEDVLRQYNLTLSQVAEVVRDENVEVPGGTLKTSSQDILLRGSNRQSTGASIAAIPLIKDAGGVVLTIGDLGEVRDEFTDDSAISRINGRPGLAVQIDTAKTDDIIKVGDVVKNFVQVYDMPEGYELIYFRDRTDDVKARLLLLVKNGWQGLLLVFVLLTLFLELRLAIWVSMGIPLSIAGALAVMHFTDQTLNMTSMFAFLIALGIMVDDAIVIGENIYVHRTMGKSLRDAAIDGTVEVMPSVVTSVLTTILAFLPMLFITGRLARFTEVLPLAMIAILLFSLGEALTVLPSHLAHADGVGMRTATWLFGPFRFLAIGIQHINRFVSVVLEAFIERLYLPALRFSLRFPALIVCVAITLLMVTVGTVRSGIVPYIVLPQIDSNFCTVMIAFPDGTPERIADQATKRLEVAVRKINQESIDERLTQNPEGVVSALHRTVGYGASTDGDVSSGSHVGSLTVQLIEVGDREMTSQDFVQRWRKRAGNFLGADIVSFGSGPRGLAGLPIEFSLLARSNDIPKLEAAVTACVEQLEKYPGVHDVTAGGRPGKWEYRLKIKDDAQAMGVSLADLSSTVRASYYGEEAMRLQRGRHEVQLRVRYPREQRESLANFDEIRVRDDEGTERPLTELADIEIARSYSAIHRLDQMRSVTIAADVDEEVANAFAITTDLKKTLIPKLAEDYPSLRVLWEGQEEQTSESINSMLYAFIAVMIAMYLLFTIEFKSYLQPFLVLSIIPFGACGAIFGHVIMGLPFTLFSIYGLVALSGIVVNDSIVLIDFINRRVKDGLSLNDAIIDAGRRRCRPVLLTSLTTIGGMMPILLETSRQAQVLIPMATSLSFGLIFGTVLVLILAPIGIFLIAKMQSAFDCIQNAEPVATPDETAYKESNSL; this is encoded by the coding sequence ATGAAGTCGGTTGTCCGCTGGGCGGTCGATAATGCGCCCGCTACCAATACGCTTGTCGTTGCGATCCTGATCCTGGGTATCTGGTGTGCCTCATCGATGCAGCGAGAGTTTTGGCCGTATTCCAACCTGGATGTCGTCCAGGTCAGCGTGGAATACCGCGGCGCTAGCCCCGAAGAAGTCGAAGAAGGGATCTGTCAGCGAATCGAAGAATCCGTTCGTAGCGTCAACGGCGTCTATCGAATCACTTCTGTCGCTCGCGAGGGTACGGGCACGGTGATGGTCGAATTGGACTCCGGCGTCGATGAAGCCGACGTGCAGGAAGTTCTCGGCGAAATCCGTTCTCGGGTGGACAACATTCCCAGTTTTCCTGCGCTCGCCGAACAGCCCGTCGTCCAGCGACAGCAACCACGTACCACCGCACTGAGCATCGGCGTCATCGGTCCCGATGAGAGTTCAGTCCAGGCGAGTTTGGCACTGCGTGATCTGGCCGAGAAAGTCCGCGACGAAGTCCTGCTTGAAGACGAAGTCTCACAAGCAGAGGTCGTCGGCGTTCCTGACTACCAGATCGACGTCGAAATCAGCGAAGACGTGCTCCGACAATACAACTTGACGCTTTCGCAAGTTGCCGAGGTAGTCCGCGACGAAAACGTCGAAGTACCGGGCGGCACGTTGAAAACATCCTCTCAGGACATTTTGCTCCGCGGCAGCAACCGACAATCCACCGGCGCATCCATCGCCGCGATTCCGCTGATCAAAGACGCGGGTGGTGTCGTGCTGACGATCGGTGATCTTGGCGAAGTCCGTGACGAATTTACCGACGATTCAGCGATCAGCCGCATCAATGGTCGGCCCGGTCTGGCGGTGCAGATCGACACTGCGAAAACAGACGACATCATCAAAGTAGGAGATGTGGTCAAAAATTTCGTACAGGTCTACGACATGCCGGAGGGTTACGAATTGATCTATTTCCGTGACCGCACCGACGATGTTAAAGCTCGATTGCTGCTACTCGTAAAAAACGGCTGGCAGGGCCTACTGTTGGTATTTGTGTTGCTGACGCTGTTTCTAGAATTGCGTTTAGCGATCTGGGTATCGATGGGCATCCCGCTGTCCATTGCGGGCGCCTTGGCGGTGATGCACTTCACCGACCAGACGCTGAACATGACTTCGATGTTCGCATTCCTCATTGCGTTGGGAATCATGGTCGATGACGCGATTGTGATCGGAGAGAACATCTACGTTCATCGCACGATGGGCAAGTCACTTCGCGACGCCGCGATCGACGGCACCGTCGAAGTCATGCCATCGGTGGTTACCAGTGTTCTGACAACGATCCTGGCCTTCTTGCCCATGCTGTTCATCACCGGACGGCTGGCGAGGTTCACCGAAGTCTTGCCGTTGGCGATGATCGCCATCTTGCTGTTCTCCCTCGGCGAAGCACTCACGGTCCTGCCCTCGCACCTCGCACACGCCGACGGTGTGGGAATGCGAACGGCCACTTGGTTGTTTGGTCCGTTTCGTTTTCTGGCGATCGGGATTCAGCACATCAACCGATTCGTATCGGTCGTTCTGGAGGCGTTCATCGAAAGACTGTATTTGCCGGCACTTAGGTTCTCACTCCGTTTTCCCGCATTGATCGTCTGCGTCGCGATCACGCTGTTGATGGTGACCGTCGGAACGGTTCGCAGCGGAATCGTTCCCTACATTGTTCTGCCGCAAATTGATTCAAACTTTTGCACTGTCATGATCGCGTTCCCAGACGGCACACCCGAACGCATCGCAGACCAAGCAACCAAACGACTCGAAGTCGCTGTTCGTAAGATCAATCAAGAATCCATTGACGAAAGACTGACACAGAATCCCGAGGGCGTCGTCAGCGCACTGCATCGAACGGTCGGCTACGGGGCAAGCACCGACGGCGATGTATCGTCGGGAAGCCATGTCGGCAGTCTGACCGTGCAATTGATCGAAGTCGGCGACCGTGAAATGACCAGTCAAGATTTCGTTCAGCGCTGGCGTAAGAGGGCAGGCAACTTCTTAGGTGCCGACATCGTTTCGTTTGGTTCCGGTCCGCGCGGTCTGGCTGGTTTACCGATCGAATTTTCGCTGCTTGCTCGCAGCAACGACATCCCGAAACTCGAAGCCGCCGTCACGGCCTGCGTCGAGCAACTTGAAAAGTATCCCGGCGTTCACGATGTCACCGCAGGTGGACGCCCTGGAAAATGGGAATATCGTTTAAAAATCAAAGACGACGCTCAGGCGATGGGCGTGTCGCTGGCCGACCTTTCCAGTACGGTCCGCGCTTCCTACTACGGCGAGGAAGCGATGCGACTGCAACGTGGCCGCCATGAAGTGCAATTGCGAGTGCGTTATCCCCGCGAGCAACGTGAATCACTGGCCAACTTTGACGAAATCCGAGTCCGCGACGACGAGGGAACGGAGCGACCGTTGACGGAACTTGCCGATATCGAGATCGCGCGCAGCTATTCGGCAATTCATCGTCTGGATCAAATGCGGTCTGTCACAATCGCCGCCGATGTGGACGAAGAAGTCGCCAACGCGTTCGCGATCACCACAGACTTAAAGAAAACACTGATACCAAAGCTTGCTGAAGACTACCCAAGCCTTCGAGTTCTGTGGGAAGGTCAAGAAGAACAAACCAGCGAATCCATCAACAGCATGCTGTACGCGTTCATCGCTGTGATGATCGCCATGTACTTGTTGTTCACGATTGAATTCAAGTCTTACTTACAACCCTTTCTGGTTCTGTCCATCATTCCGTTCGGTGCCTGCGGAGCGATCTTCGGCCACGTGATCATGGGACTGCCGTTCACTCTGTTCAGCATCTACGGGCTGGTCGCTCTGTCCGGTATCGTCGTCAACGATTCAATCGTCTTGATCGATTTCATCAACCGCCGCGTCAAAGACGGCTTGTCACTCAATGACGCGATCATCGACGCCGGTCGCAGAAGATGTCGCCCAGTACTGCTAACGTCACTGACCACGATTGGCGGTATGATGCCGATCTTGCTTGAAACTTCCCGCCAAGCTCAAGTGCTGATCCCGATGGCGACCAGCCTTAGTTTCGGATTGATTTTCGGCACCGTGCTAGTACTGATTCTGGCACCTATCGGCATCTTTCTCATTGCAAAAATGCAGAGTGCGTTTGATTGCATTCAAAACGCTGAACCGGTCGCGACCCCTGACGAAACAGCTTACAAGGAGTCTAACTCACTCTAG
- a CDS encoding PVC-type heme-binding CxxCH protein, giving the protein MTTDKFLCGKFLRSAVFLIAALPLWAVPVCADDDQQHARNELPMKQHRDSDAPFLTPDEAVAKMAIPDGFEVSVFASEPDIAEPIAFCFDDRGRLWVAENFNYQTRKSHTDEPVSRIQILEDTDGDGVFDKKKTFTDTLTFTSGLACGFGGVFVGSPPNLTFIADKDGDDKPDGPPKVLRDGWGMDDRHETLNSFIWGPDGWLYGCHGVFTHSNVGKPGAGDEERQSIDAGIWRYHPIRDKFEIFARGLSNPWGFDFDDHGQGFATCCVIPHLFHVVQGGVYHKQSRPHVNPFIYDDIKTIRDHAHLSAHGGARFYLADAFPETYRNRLFMCNIHEHAVLTDVMEPKGSSFVGKHGDDFMPTNDLAWVGFSIEIGPEGGVYILDWHDQDVCGNAIKFPNSGRVYRIMPTGAAPTVRPNLGAMSDTELVQLQLHPNDWYVRQARTMLQSRAADQTLARSLVHSQLAAMFDSATSTPKRLRAMWALHVTGGLTTKRLVELLDHDSEHVRAWAIQFLGDHSRVNAFQPDRAGKPDGSHWSGTVLDQFAKMAESDSSPIVRLYLASVVQRMPFDQRWPILKGLVSHAEDVGDNNLPRMYWFALEPMVPNHPEQSLSLAIAGKIPHLQESVARRITTGNREIAAHDKPGKSDAWGKLIQSVATGFRVEKSGEGGVVHHAMFRNRVAVQTHPHDKRTPCILKRSAIDVPKLGKTRLDLRVSHHPHGDWQLRVLANDKVLADQVVSSTTVGSDEWLDVSVDLTPMAGQRIDLRVENRANDWQNEWAYWNRIEIVTE; this is encoded by the coding sequence ATGACGACTGACAAATTTCTATGCGGCAAATTTTTGCGGTCGGCTGTGTTCTTGATCGCGGCTCTACCCCTGTGGGCAGTGCCGGTTTGCGCTGACGACGATCAACAGCACGCGCGCAACGAGTTGCCAATGAAGCAACATCGTGATAGTGATGCGCCATTCCTGACTCCGGATGAAGCGGTTGCGAAGATGGCGATACCCGATGGATTCGAGGTCTCGGTATTCGCGTCGGAACCGGACATCGCCGAACCGATTGCATTCTGTTTTGATGACCGCGGACGTTTGTGGGTCGCAGAGAATTTTAACTATCAGACTCGAAAGAGCCACACGGACGAGCCTGTCAGCCGGATTCAGATTTTGGAAGACACTGATGGTGACGGCGTTTTCGATAAGAAGAAGACGTTCACCGATACGCTGACCTTCACATCAGGATTAGCGTGTGGTTTTGGTGGCGTCTTCGTTGGATCGCCACCGAATCTGACTTTCATTGCCGACAAAGACGGTGACGACAAACCGGACGGTCCGCCCAAAGTCTTGCGAGACGGATGGGGAATGGATGATCGACATGAAACGTTGAACAGTTTCATTTGGGGGCCGGATGGATGGCTTTACGGCTGTCACGGCGTGTTCACTCATTCCAACGTCGGCAAGCCTGGTGCTGGTGACGAGGAACGGCAATCCATTGATGCCGGGATTTGGCGTTACCATCCAATTCGTGACAAGTTTGAGATCTTTGCTCGCGGACTGTCGAACCCGTGGGGATTTGACTTCGATGATCACGGCCAGGGATTTGCGACTTGCTGCGTCATTCCGCATCTGTTTCATGTTGTGCAGGGCGGTGTGTATCACAAACAAAGTCGTCCGCATGTGAATCCGTTTATCTATGACGACATCAAAACCATACGCGATCACGCGCACCTGTCGGCTCACGGCGGTGCTCGGTTCTATCTCGCCGATGCGTTTCCCGAGACGTACCGAAACCGGTTGTTCATGTGCAACATCCACGAGCATGCGGTGCTGACGGACGTCATGGAGCCAAAGGGATCAAGCTTTGTTGGCAAACATGGCGATGACTTCATGCCGACGAACGATTTGGCGTGGGTTGGATTCAGCATCGAAATCGGTCCCGAGGGCGGCGTCTACATCTTGGACTGGCATGACCAAGACGTTTGCGGGAACGCCATCAAGTTTCCCAACAGCGGACGCGTGTACCGGATCATGCCGACGGGCGCGGCGCCGACTGTGCGACCGAACTTGGGCGCGATGTCCGATACGGAATTGGTGCAACTTCAACTTCATCCCAACGACTGGTATGTCCGTCAGGCTCGGACGATGCTGCAGTCCCGGGCGGCTGACCAAACACTCGCTCGCTCACTCGTCCATTCGCAGTTGGCGGCGATGTTCGACTCGGCGACCAGCACGCCGAAACGGCTGCGTGCGATGTGGGCGTTGCATGTTACCGGCGGACTGACGACCAAGCGGCTCGTTGAATTGCTGGATCACGATAGCGAACACGTCCGCGCCTGGGCGATTCAGTTTTTGGGTGACCACAGTCGCGTGAACGCTTTCCAACCTGATCGCGCAGGGAAGCCGGACGGTTCACATTGGTCCGGTACGGTGCTCGATCAGTTTGCAAAGATGGCCGAGTCTGATTCTTCGCCGATCGTTCGTCTTTACCTGGCGTCCGTCGTCCAGCGAATGCCGTTTGATCAGCGTTGGCCGATCCTGAAAGGCCTCGTCTCACACGCCGAGGATGTCGGCGATAACAATCTGCCTCGCATGTACTGGTTTGCACTCGAACCGATGGTTCCGAATCATCCCGAACAATCGCTGAGCCTTGCGATTGCTGGCAAGATACCGCATTTGCAGGAATCGGTTGCTCGGCGAATCACGACCGGAAACAGGGAGATTGCGGCCCATGATAAACCTGGAAAATCGGACGCCTGGGGCAAACTGATTCAATCCGTTGCAACGGGCTTCCGGGTGGAAAAGAGTGGCGAAGGTGGTGTCGTCCATCACGCCATGTTTCGAAACCGGGTTGCCGTGCAAACTCACCCACACGACAAGAGAACTCCGTGCATTCTGAAACGAAGCGCCATCGACGTTCCAAAGTTGGGCAAGACTCGACTTGATCTGCGGGTCAGCCATCATCCGCACGGCGATTGGCAACTGCGAGTACTGGCAAACGACAAAGTACTCGCTGACCAGGTCGTCAGTTCAACGACAGTGGGCAGCGACGAGTGGCTTGACGTGTCCGTTGATTTGACACCGATGGCCGGACAACGCATCGACCTTCGTGTCGAAAATCGTGCCAACGATTGGCAGAATGAGTGGGCTTACTGGAACCGCATTGAGATCGTGACCGAATAG